In Microbacterium esteraromaticum, the following proteins share a genomic window:
- the deoD gene encoding purine-nucleoside phosphorylase, whose translation MSTHIAAASGDIAPIVLFPGDPLRAKWIAENFLDGARLYSDVRGMLGFTGSWNGERVSVQGSGMGQPSMAIYATELFAEYDVQTIVRVGSCGGLTERVGMRDVIIANGACTDSGINRLRFHGLDYAPVADFSLLRAAVEAAEGMTMEAAVHVGLLFSSDQFYSTRRELTEPFVAHGALAVEMETAGLYTLAAYHQRRALSICTVSDHLITHEATTATEREQSFGDMIEIALRAATA comes from the coding sequence ATGAGCACCCACATCGCCGCCGCGTCCGGCGACATCGCACCGATCGTCCTGTTCCCCGGCGACCCGCTGCGAGCGAAGTGGATCGCCGAGAACTTCCTCGACGGAGCCCGGCTCTACAGCGACGTGCGCGGGATGCTCGGATTCACCGGCTCCTGGAACGGCGAGCGCGTGTCGGTGCAGGGCTCGGGCATGGGCCAGCCGTCGATGGCGATCTACGCCACCGAGCTGTTCGCCGAGTACGACGTGCAGACCATCGTGCGCGTCGGCTCGTGCGGGGGGCTCACAGAGCGGGTCGGCATGCGCGACGTCATCATCGCGAACGGAGCGTGCACCGACTCCGGCATCAACCGGCTGCGCTTCCACGGGCTCGACTACGCACCAGTCGCCGACTTCTCGCTGCTGCGGGCGGCGGTCGAGGCCGCGGAGGGCATGACCATGGAGGCCGCCGTGCACGTGGGGCTGCTCTTCTCGAGCGACCAGTTCTACTCGACCCGGCGCGAGCTGACCGAGCCGTTCGTCGCGCACGGCGCACTGGCCGTCGAGATGGAGACCGCCGGGCTGTACACGCTCGCGGCATACCACCAGCGTCGCGCGCTGAGCATCTGCACGGTCTCCGACCACCTGATCACCCACGAGGCGACCACCGCGACCGAGCGCGAGCAGAGCTTCGGCGACATGATCGAGATCGCCCTGCGCGCGGCGACCGCCTGA
- a CDS encoding hydantoinase/oxoprolinase N-terminal domain-containing protein — MAAYRIGIDVGGTNTDAVVLDENLAVVASVKRPTTADTGDGVADAIDAVIGASGIDPALVSHAMLGTTHCTNAIVERRGLGRVGVLRLGAPATTAVPPLEGWPDDLRRAIGERVHVLSGGFEVDGRRLAEIDDDAVRAACDSMRDRVDAVAVVGVFSPVDESQEQRVAAIVEHELGVPVSRSSRIGSLGLLERENATVLNAALMQTLKQMATGFVAALRARGIPATPYFGQNDGTLMQLEYALEFPVLTIGCGPTNSIRGAAHLSGASDALVVDIGGTTTDVGVLVGGFPRQSAHAVEIGGIRTNFRMPDVLSVGLGGGTIVRDGGSALGPDSVGYRLPQEGLAFGGGTLTATDIALSVGAARIDGLASPAVDGEVAQTAWQGIRSLLEDTIDRMKPSAAAVPVILVGGGGIIAPDELDGVSDLIRPDHFGAANAVGAALGDVAGQVEKIYRVEATESGRRAARDDAARDAVERARLAGAAPSTIEVVAIEELPAAYSDGQQVLIRARAVGRLS, encoded by the coding sequence ATGGCCGCGTACCGTATCGGCATCGACGTCGGCGGAACCAACACCGACGCCGTCGTGCTCGACGAGAACCTCGCCGTCGTGGCATCCGTGAAGCGTCCCACCACCGCCGACACCGGCGACGGCGTCGCCGATGCGATCGACGCGGTGATCGGCGCCTCGGGAATCGACCCGGCCCTCGTGTCGCACGCCATGCTCGGCACGACGCACTGCACCAACGCGATCGTCGAGCGCCGCGGGCTCGGACGGGTCGGCGTGCTGCGCCTTGGCGCGCCGGCCACCACCGCGGTGCCGCCGCTGGAGGGCTGGCCCGACGACCTGCGCCGTGCGATCGGAGAGCGCGTGCACGTGCTCTCCGGCGGGTTCGAGGTCGACGGCAGGCGGCTGGCGGAGATCGACGACGACGCGGTGCGGGCGGCCTGCGACAGCATGCGCGACCGCGTCGACGCGGTGGCCGTCGTCGGCGTGTTCTCGCCGGTCGACGAGAGCCAGGAGCAGCGCGTGGCGGCGATCGTCGAGCACGAGCTCGGCGTGCCCGTCTCGCGCTCGTCGCGCATCGGATCTCTCGGCCTGCTCGAGCGCGAGAACGCCACCGTGCTGAACGCCGCCCTCATGCAGACGCTGAAGCAGATGGCGACGGGTTTCGTGGCGGCGCTGCGCGCCCGGGGCATCCCCGCGACGCCGTACTTCGGGCAGAACGACGGCACCCTCATGCAGCTCGAGTACGCGCTCGAGTTCCCCGTGCTGACGATCGGCTGCGGTCCCACCAACTCGATCCGCGGCGCCGCGCACCTCTCCGGCGCCTCCGACGCGCTGGTCGTCGACATCGGAGGCACCACCACCGACGTGGGCGTGCTCGTAGGGGGGTTCCCGCGCCAGTCGGCGCATGCTGTCGAGATCGGCGGCATCCGCACGAACTTCCGCATGCCAGACGTGCTGTCGGTCGGACTCGGCGGCGGCACGATCGTGCGCGACGGCGGCTCTGCCCTGGGCCCCGACAGCGTGGGCTACCGCCTGCCGCAGGAGGGCCTCGCCTTCGGCGGCGGCACGCTCACCGCCACCGACATCGCGCTCAGCGTGGGCGCCGCCCGCATCGACGGGCTCGCCTCGCCCGCCGTCGACGGTGAGGTCGCGCAGACGGCGTGGCAGGGCATCCGGTCGCTGCTGGAAGACACGATCGACCGCATGAAGCCGAGCGCCGCCGCCGTGCCGGTGATCCTGGTGGGTGGTGGTGGCATCATCGCGCCCGACGAGCTCGACGGGGTCAGCGATCTCATCCGGCCCGACCACTTCGGCGCGGCGAACGCGGTCGGTGCGGCGCTCGGCGACGTCGCGGGACAGGTCGAGAAGATCTACCGTGTCGAGGCGACCGAGTCAGGTCGCCGTGCTGCGCGAGACGACGCCGCCCGGGATGCCGTCGAGCGCGCGCGTCTCGCGGGAGCCGCGCCGTCGACCATCGAGGTCGTCGCGATAGAAGAGCTGCCTGCGGCGTACTCCGACGGTCAGCAGGTGCTCATCAGGGCGCGGGCGGTCGGCCGGTTGAGCTGA
- a CDS encoding zinc ribbon domain-containing protein YjdM: MDDSLPLCPECSSEHAYEMGDLLVCPMCGHEWSPSDASAASESPADVVTDAVGNVLTDGDSVVVTTTIKVKGSPQGIKAGTKVRGIRLIAPVNGHDIDCRIDGIGAIRLKSSLVKKA; the protein is encoded by the coding sequence ATGGACGATTCTCTTCCCCTGTGCCCCGAGTGCTCGAGCGAGCACGCGTATGAGATGGGAGACCTGCTCGTGTGCCCGATGTGCGGCCACGAGTGGTCGCCGTCCGACGCATCCGCGGCATCCGAGTCGCCAGCTGACGTCGTGACGGATGCGGTGGGCAATGTCCTCACCGACGGAGACTCCGTCGTCGTGACCACGACCATCAAGGTCAAGGGATCGCCGCAGGGCATCAAGGCCGGCACGAAGGTGCGTGGCATCCGGCTGATCGCTCCGGTCAACGGTCACGACATCGACTGCCGGATCGACGGCATCGGTGCCATCCGGCTCAAGTCGAGCCTCGTGAAGAAGGCCTGA
- a CDS encoding FUSC family protein, which yields MRFPAAIRSARRAPLLQVLKSAAATIAAWLIAGWLIPGPLPVFAAIAALLVVQPSVNQSLSKALERSAGVILGVVIAVLLSLLLGAQSWVVLAAVVVAMLIAWSLRASTGTGNQVAISAVLVLALGSSNPDYALDRILETLIGAAIGFVVNVAVVPPVLSAPARRDIGMLGRELAASLDRLASALPTTRTAAQLQELMLEARLLRPMKDAAEASLTTAEESLSLNPRRGRHRDDVDELRAVFDRLSPVVTQVIGMTRAYIDHYDDALATDPTVRAIAEQLHRAGHDVRLAVQSSDAAEPDALTSAVPALTTPLVVRPPESDHWILVGSLMEDLRRIHGELRDET from the coding sequence ATGCGCTTCCCCGCCGCGATCCGCTCAGCCCGCCGGGCACCTCTGCTGCAGGTGCTCAAGTCGGCCGCGGCGACGATCGCGGCCTGGCTGATCGCCGGGTGGCTGATCCCGGGGCCGCTGCCGGTGTTCGCCGCGATCGCCGCGCTGCTGGTCGTTCAGCCGAGCGTCAACCAGTCGCTGTCGAAGGCGCTCGAACGCAGCGCCGGCGTGATCCTCGGCGTCGTGATCGCCGTGCTGCTCAGCCTGCTGCTGGGCGCGCAGAGCTGGGTGGTGCTGGCGGCCGTCGTGGTGGCGATGCTCATCGCCTGGTCGCTGCGGGCCTCGACCGGCACCGGCAACCAGGTGGCGATCTCGGCCGTGCTGGTGCTCGCCCTCGGTTCGTCGAACCCCGACTACGCGCTCGACCGCATCCTCGAGACGCTTATCGGCGCGGCCATCGGATTCGTCGTGAACGTCGCCGTCGTCCCGCCGGTGCTGTCTGCCCCGGCCAGGCGCGACATCGGAATGCTGGGTCGCGAGCTCGCCGCATCGCTCGACCGCCTCGCCTCGGCACTCCCCACGACCCGCACCGCCGCACAGCTGCAGGAGCTGATGCTCGAGGCGCGTCTGCTCCGGCCCATGAAGGACGCGGCCGAGGCATCCCTCACCACCGCCGAGGAGTCGCTCTCGCTCAATCCGCGCCGGGGCCGTCACCGCGACGACGTCGACGAGCTGCGCGCGGTCTTCGACCGGCTGTCGCCGGTGGTGACGCAGGTGATCGGCATGACGCGGGCGTACATCGACCACTACGACGACGCGCTGGCGACCGACCCGACCGTGCGGGCGATCGCCGAGCAGCTGCACCGCGCCGGTCACGACGTGCGGCTGGCTGTGCAGTCGTCCGACGCCGCAGAACCGGATGCCCTGACCTCTGCCGTCCCGGCGCTCACGACTCCCCTGGTGGTGCGGCCACCCGAATCCGACCACTGGATCCTCGTGGGGTCGCTGATGGAAGACCTGCGGCGGATCCACGGCGAGCTCCGCGACGAGACCTGA
- a CDS encoding SulP family inorganic anion transporter gives MSVTALRALLPSRADYRAVPRTWRGDLLAGITVGILALPLALAFGVSSGAGAESGLITAIIAGIVAAVFGGSNVQVSGPTGAMVVVLAPIMAAQGTGALAVICLLAGVMVLLAGILRLGRTISYIPWPVIEGFTFGIAVIIFLQQVPTATATRPGESNNAAISAAQALVTASWPTLGWSLLLVSVVVVIMLVTPRVAPRLPGSLLAIAVTGVLAWSTGMPVGVIGELPSGLPAPALPRLDLPSGASLLAPALAVAALAAIESLLAARVAASISDTGPYDADRELVGQGLASLASGLFGGLPATGAIARTAVSIRAGARTRVAAIVHGLLLLAIVLVGATVVSHIPLAALAGVLMVTSCRMIDPSTVRAVLGSTRSDAVVFVITALVTVSVDLIYAVLIGLLAAGFFALRQLAAASGVHREELPGPAQAGDERIAVFRLEGALFFGAAERMLERVSALRDIEVVVIRMSQLQILDATGAQVISELIISLERRGITVLVKGIQPQHFGVAERVGVMASLRHQNHLFDDLVAAAAHARSHVARAAA, from the coding sequence ATGAGCGTGACCGCCCTGCGGGCGCTGCTGCCGTCGCGTGCCGACTACCGCGCGGTGCCGCGCACCTGGCGGGGCGATCTGCTGGCCGGGATCACCGTGGGCATCCTCGCGCTGCCGCTCGCCCTGGCGTTCGGGGTCAGTTCTGGGGCGGGAGCCGAGAGCGGCCTCATCACCGCCATCATCGCGGGGATCGTCGCGGCCGTGTTCGGCGGTTCGAACGTGCAGGTCTCGGGGCCGACCGGCGCGATGGTGGTGGTGCTCGCCCCGATCATGGCAGCCCAGGGCACCGGCGCACTCGCGGTGATCTGCCTGCTGGCGGGAGTCATGGTGCTGCTTGCGGGCATCCTTCGCCTCGGGCGCACGATCAGCTACATCCCCTGGCCTGTCATCGAGGGCTTCACGTTCGGCATCGCCGTCATCATCTTCTTGCAGCAGGTGCCGACGGCCACCGCTACCCGACCGGGCGAGAGCAACAACGCAGCGATCTCGGCCGCACAGGCGCTCGTGACCGCGAGCTGGCCAACACTCGGATGGTCGCTGCTGCTCGTCTCCGTTGTGGTCGTGATCATGCTGGTCACCCCGCGGGTGGCCCCGCGCCTGCCCGGTTCGCTTCTAGCTATCGCGGTCACGGGCGTGCTCGCCTGGTCAACTGGCATGCCGGTCGGCGTCATCGGCGAACTGCCGAGCGGACTGCCCGCACCGGCCCTTCCCCGCCTCGACCTGCCGAGCGGCGCCTCTCTCCTCGCGCCCGCGCTCGCAGTCGCCGCGCTCGCGGCCATCGAGTCACTTCTCGCCGCGCGCGTGGCCGCGAGCATCTCCGACACCGGCCCTTACGACGCCGATCGCGAGCTGGTCGGGCAGGGCCTGGCGTCGCTCGCCTCCGGTCTCTTCGGTGGCCTGCCCGCCACAGGCGCCATCGCGCGAACCGCGGTCAGCATCCGCGCCGGCGCACGCACCCGCGTCGCCGCGATCGTGCACGGCCTGCTTTTGCTGGCGATCGTGCTGGTGGGAGCCACCGTCGTCTCGCACATCCCGCTCGCCGCGCTCGCCGGGGTGCTGATGGTCACCTCGTGCCGCATGATCGACCCGTCGACGGTGCGAGCCGTGCTCGGCTCGACCAGGTCGGATGCCGTCGTGTTCGTGATCACCGCACTCGTCACGGTCAGCGTCGACCTCATCTACGCCGTGCTGATCGGGCTGCTCGCGGCCGGCTTCTTCGCCCTGCGCCAGCTCGCCGCGGCCAGTGGGGTGCACCGCGAGGAGCTCCCCGGCCCCGCCCAAGCCGGCGACGAGCGTATCGCCGTCTTCCGCCTCGAGGGTGCGCTCTTCTTCGGCGCGGCGGAGCGGATGCTCGAGCGAGTGTCCGCTCTGCGAGACATCGAGGTCGTCGTGATTCGCATGTCGCAGCTGCAGATCCTCGATGCGACAGGGGCCCAGGTGATCAGCGAGCTCATCATCTCGCTCGAGCGCCGGGGCATCACGGTGCTCGTCAAGGGCATCCAGCCTCAGCACTTCGGGGTCGCCGAGCGCGTCGGCGTGATGGCATCCCTCCGCCACCAGAACCACCTCTTCGACGACCTGGTTGCGGCCGCCGCTCACGCACGCAGTCATGTGGCGCGGGCTGCGGCGTGA
- a CDS encoding ArsR/SmtB family transcription factor: MLSDPNRPLYEVKAGLFKGLAHPIRIRILEVLSSSQEVSVSELLAVFDLEASHVSQHLAVLRRNRLVVSDRRGSLVFYRLAYPEVADLLRVARVLLGEILHTTQQHLVEHDGLPDIPVRS, from the coding sequence GTGCTCAGCGACCCGAACCGCCCCCTGTACGAGGTGAAGGCCGGCCTGTTCAAGGGTCTCGCGCACCCCATCCGCATTCGCATCCTCGAGGTGCTGTCGTCCTCGCAGGAGGTCTCGGTCTCCGAGCTGCTGGCCGTCTTCGATCTCGAGGCATCCCATGTGTCGCAGCACCTCGCTGTGCTGCGACGCAACAGACTCGTCGTCTCAGACCGCCGCGGCAGCCTGGTGTTCTATCGGCTGGCGTACCCCGAGGTCGCCGACCTGTTGCGCGTTGCTCGCGTGCTGCTGGGGGAGATCCTGCACACCACCCAGCAGCATCTCGTCGAACACGACGGCCTCCCCGACATACCGGTCAGGTCATGA
- a CDS encoding DUF917 family protein has translation MKVITEADIDEIALGAAVLGTGGGGDPHVGSLIAKRLIRLHGPVRMLGVDELTDDDFVVPVGGIGAPSVSVERIMAESELLAVLDGIERGTGRKPTAVMPIEVGGGNSMIPIAAAAIAGLPVVDGDAMGRAFPEAQMVTYHLAGYGPGTTVLVDHHGNEVISRPVDGAWSERLARAVTIEMGGGATMVDYAYPGDVARECAIPETLTLAKRIGGILRGRDAQGRELRDDERIDALCADLGAIRLFDGKVRDLQRAVDGGFTRGAAELDGVGADRGSAFRLDFQNEMLLARRDGELAAVTPDLIAVLDLATGMPITTDAVRYGARVAVIAIPCHEKWRTPEGLHTAGPQHFGYDVEWTPVEELAAHKKEVL, from the coding sequence GTGAAGGTCATCACCGAGGCGGACATCGACGAGATCGCCCTGGGCGCGGCCGTGCTCGGCACCGGCGGCGGGGGAGACCCGCACGTCGGGTCGCTCATCGCGAAGCGGCTGATCCGGCTGCACGGACCGGTGCGGATGCTCGGCGTCGACGAGCTCACCGATGACGACTTCGTCGTGCCCGTCGGCGGCATCGGCGCCCCCTCGGTCAGCGTCGAGCGCATCATGGCCGAATCCGAGCTGCTGGCCGTGCTCGACGGGATCGAGCGCGGAACGGGCCGCAAGCCCACCGCCGTCATGCCGATCGAGGTCGGCGGAGGCAACTCGATGATCCCCATCGCGGCCGCCGCGATCGCAGGACTCCCCGTGGTCGACGGCGACGCGATGGGCCGTGCCTTTCCCGAAGCGCAGATGGTCACCTACCACCTCGCGGGGTACGGACCAGGCACGACCGTGCTCGTCGACCACCACGGCAACGAGGTGATCAGCCGGCCGGTCGACGGCGCCTGGTCGGAGCGGCTCGCTCGCGCCGTCACCATCGAGATGGGCGGAGGCGCGACCATGGTCGACTACGCCTACCCCGGCGATGTGGCGCGAGAATGCGCGATCCCTGAGACGCTGACTCTCGCGAAGCGCATCGGCGGCATCCTGCGGGGTCGGGATGCCCAGGGCCGCGAGCTGCGCGACGACGAGCGCATCGACGCCCTGTGCGCCGACCTCGGCGCCATCCGGCTGTTCGACGGCAAGGTGCGCGACCTGCAGCGCGCGGTCGACGGCGGCTTCACGCGCGGGGCTGCCGAGCTCGACGGCGTCGGGGCCGACCGGGGCAGCGCGTTCCGTCTCGACTTCCAGAACGAGATGCTGCTCGCCCGCCGCGACGGAGAGCTCGCGGCGGTCACGCCCGACCTGATCGCCGTGCTCGATCTCGCGACGGGCATGCCGATCACGACCGATGCCGTGCGCTACGGCGCGCGGGTCGCCGTCATCGCCATCCCGTGCCACGAGAAGTGGCGCACACCAGAGGGGCTGCACACGGCCGGCCCTCAGCACTTCGGCTACGACGTCGAGTGGACACCGGTCGAAGAGCTCGCCGCGCACAAGAAGGAGGTCCTGTGA
- a CDS encoding cytosine permease codes for METTDYEHGIVPIDQRKSWLSIAAVWIAIGIDLSGAFLGVALASGMAFWPAIGATMLGSLLLGLLAMGCAYVGASTGLSTAMISRAVFGKIGGAVLALAISISLVGWFAVQAGFFGTNAQIAFTEFTGLDVPVQVFSGIGGVLMAITAFWGYRSINRLSSLAVPLLLLLLVIGVVVAFVTKGAGGLDAAVEATFTFGGAVSLVMGIFILGVVLAPDMARWAKTPKQAMAAGFVGFFFGNSIILVVAILLARIMNEAELMTIYFALSLGGVAVVVLILAQWTTNTTNLYSAGLAFSSIHPKLTRRTVTLVLGVVGIIVGIVGAADFFIQFILVIGTIIAPYGGVYLAAFFTGRRTARWAHGASTPTVDVWSIVAWVAGVLVAFATTDPAAGPGFGWFTFTTISSLDGLIVGFAVYLVLWIARTGLRPGGVAAETHAPNDEVRA; via the coding sequence ATGGAAACCACTGACTACGAGCACGGCATCGTGCCGATCGACCAGCGCAAGAGCTGGCTCTCGATCGCCGCCGTCTGGATCGCCATCGGCATCGACCTCTCTGGTGCCTTCCTCGGCGTGGCCCTCGCCTCGGGCATGGCCTTCTGGCCGGCCATCGGCGCGACGATGCTCGGCTCGCTGCTGCTCGGGCTGCTCGCGATGGGCTGCGCGTACGTCGGCGCGTCGACCGGACTGTCGACGGCGATGATCTCGCGCGCCGTGTTCGGCAAGATCGGCGGCGCCGTGCTGGCCCTCGCCATCTCGATCAGCCTCGTCGGCTGGTTCGCCGTGCAGGCGGGCTTCTTCGGCACGAACGCGCAGATCGCGTTCACCGAGTTCACCGGTCTCGACGTTCCGGTGCAGGTCTTCAGCGGCATCGGCGGCGTGCTCATGGCGATCACGGCCTTCTGGGGCTACCGCTCGATCAACCGCCTGAGCTCGCTGGCCGTGCCCTTGCTGCTTCTGCTGCTGGTCATCGGAGTCGTGGTGGCGTTCGTCACCAAGGGCGCCGGCGGACTGGATGCCGCGGTCGAGGCCACGTTCACCTTCGGCGGCGCGGTGTCGCTCGTGATGGGCATCTTCATCCTGGGCGTCGTGCTCGCCCCCGACATGGCGCGCTGGGCGAAGACGCCGAAGCAGGCCATGGCCGCCGGGTTCGTGGGCTTCTTCTTCGGCAACTCGATCATCCTCGTGGTGGCGATCCTGCTCGCGCGCATCATGAACGAGGCCGAGCTCATGACGATCTACTTCGCTCTCAGCCTCGGCGGCGTCGCGGTGGTCGTGCTGATCCTGGCGCAGTGGACCACCAACACCACCAACCTCTACTCGGCAGGCCTCGCCTTCTCGTCGATCCATCCGAAGCTCACCCGCCGCACGGTCACGCTGGTGCTCGGCGTCGTCGGCATCATCGTCGGGATCGTCGGCGCCGCCGACTTCTTCATCCAGTTCATCCTCGTCATCGGCACGATCATCGCGCCGTACGGAGGCGTGTACCTGGCGGCGTTCTTCACCGGTCGCCGCACTGCGCGCTGGGCGCACGGCGCCAGCACCCCGACCGTCGACGTGTGGTCTATCGTCGCCTGGGTCGCCGGCGTGCTCGTCGCCTTCGCGACCACCGATCCGGCCGCAGGTCCCGGCTTCGGCTGGTTCACGTTCACGACAATCTCGTCTCTCGACGGACTGATCGTCGGCTTCGCGGTGTACCTCGTGCTGTGGATCGCACGCACGGGACTGCGGCCGGGCGGCGTCGCAGCCGAGACGCACGCGCCGAACGACGAGGTGCGCGCGTGA
- a CDS encoding TetR/AcrR family transcriptional regulator produces the protein MTKARILAEARRVFARRGYAEASLREIAEAVGIKTPSLYAHFPSKEALYQAVYAEVIVDHTAFFDELVRTSTELEPLPRLRHLLGGIEAYYRDRSEFAEFSLRAAVAEYGPNGETLREIFLTSETNLAAAVRRAYDDGVSAGAFAPGDPEGFTALVFVIMEGLFLQLTHYSPDVYRARFEDAWRHLSAILSA, from the coding sequence ATGACCAAGGCACGCATCCTCGCCGAAGCCCGCAGGGTCTTCGCGCGCCGGGGCTACGCCGAGGCCAGTCTTCGCGAGATCGCCGAGGCCGTCGGAATCAAGACGCCTTCCCTGTACGCGCACTTCCCCAGCAAGGAAGCGCTGTACCAGGCGGTCTACGCCGAGGTCATCGTGGATCACACCGCATTCTTCGATGAGCTCGTGCGCACCAGCACCGAACTGGAGCCGCTGCCCCGGCTGCGACATCTTCTCGGCGGCATCGAGGCGTACTACCGCGACCGCTCCGAGTTCGCGGAGTTCAGCCTTAGGGCAGCCGTCGCCGAGTACGGGCCGAACGGCGAGACCCTTCGCGAGATCTTCCTGACCTCCGAGACGAACCTCGCCGCCGCCGTGCGCCGCGCCTACGACGACGGCGTCTCGGCCGGGGCTTTCGCACCCGGCGACCCCGAGGGCTTCACCGCGCTGGTGTTCGTGATCATGGAGGGCCTCTTCCTCCAGCTCACGCACTACTCACCCGACGTCTACCGCGCGCGTTTCGAAGACGCGTGGCGGCACCTGTCGGCCATCCTCTCCGCCTGA
- a CDS encoding aspartate/glutamate racemase family protein — translation MHLRVINPTTTTSWVPDTLAMFEAAASPGTQVSVATIPAGTGSIESRRDEALVTPWVLLAAREAEAEGCDAIAVDCMLDPGVHAAREVVGIPVLGPCEASIHLAATLGNAFSVISVAEHHRTLKIEQARRYGVAPRLASVRSLDIPVLDLDDDPARTFAAMALRAREAVEIDRAEAIVLGCTGLAGQAAEVQRALADEGIDVPVIDPSAATTRLLETTVSMALRSSRVTYSRRTGATSAWPAASARI, via the coding sequence ATGCACCTGCGCGTGATCAACCCCACCACCACGACGTCGTGGGTGCCAGACACTCTCGCGATGTTCGAGGCCGCCGCCTCACCGGGCACGCAGGTCAGCGTCGCGACGATCCCCGCCGGCACGGGCTCGATCGAGAGCCGACGAGACGAGGCGCTCGTCACCCCGTGGGTGCTGCTGGCCGCCCGCGAGGCCGAGGCCGAGGGATGCGATGCGATCGCCGTGGACTGCATGCTCGACCCCGGCGTGCACGCCGCACGCGAGGTCGTGGGCATCCCCGTGCTCGGCCCGTGCGAGGCCTCCATCCACCTGGCCGCCACCCTCGGCAACGCCTTCTCGGTGATCTCCGTCGCCGAGCACCACCGCACGCTGAAGATCGAGCAGGCCCGCCGCTACGGCGTCGCCCCGCGTCTGGCATCCGTCCGGTCGCTCGACATTCCCGTGCTGGATCTCGACGACGACCCCGCCCGCACCTTCGCCGCGATGGCGCTGCGCGCCCGTGAAGCGGTCGAGATCGATCGCGCCGAGGCGATCGTGCTCGGCTGCACCGGCCTCGCAGGCCAGGCAGCCGAGGTGCAGCGCGCGCTCGCCGACGAGGGGATCGACGTGCCCGTCATCGATCCGTCGGCAGCCACCACCCGGCTGCTCGAGACCACCGTCTCGATGGCGTTGCGCAGCAGTCGCGTCACCTACTCGCGTCGCACCGGTGCCACGAGCGCCTGGCCGGCGGCATCCGCCCGCATCTGA
- a CDS encoding aspartate/glutamate racemase family protein: MPHPDHSAPVRVTIIAPVVLGEQQLAPAPAVPGLIAEFRSLASGTASIESRWDDAFAVPGILDAAIRAEEAGAQAVVIDCMDDPGLDAAREVVRIPVIGPAQASMHLALTLADRFSIITTLTADIPVVRELVEHNRLAHRCASVRGLGLSPLDLHDDAAATLDAFVDAARAAVEIDGAAAIIAGCTQLSGRTEEVAARLADEGIEVPVIDPLAAALHHALTLVRLGISHSGVGYPAPAAKQITWPTAGMRFERSAG, from the coding sequence ATGCCCCACCCCGACCACTCCGCACCCGTGCGCGTCACGATCATCGCGCCGGTCGTGCTCGGCGAGCAGCAGCTCGCCCCTGCTCCCGCCGTGCCTGGCCTGATCGCCGAGTTCCGAAGCCTCGCCTCCGGCACCGCCTCGATCGAGAGCCGGTGGGACGACGCCTTCGCCGTACCGGGCATCCTCGACGCCGCCATCCGCGCCGAAGAGGCAGGCGCACAGGCCGTGGTCATCGACTGCATGGACGACCCGGGTCTCGACGCCGCGCGCGAGGTCGTGCGAATTCCCGTCATCGGTCCGGCGCAGGCGAGCATGCACCTCGCGCTCACTCTCGCCGACCGCTTCTCGATCATCACCACGCTCACCGCCGACATCCCCGTGGTGCGAGAACTCGTCGAGCACAACCGTCTCGCGCACCGCTGCGCATCGGTGCGCGGCCTCGGCCTCAGCCCGCTCGATCTGCACGACGACGCGGCAGCCACCCTCGACGCATTCGTCGACGCCGCGCGGGCGGCCGTCGAAATCGACGGCGCCGCCGCGATCATCGCCGGGTGCACGCAGCTCTCCGGCCGCACCGAAGAGGTCGCCGCACGTCTCGCAGACGAGGGAATCGAGGTTCCCGTGATCGATCCGCTCGCCGCCGCCCTGCACCACGCGCTGACACTCGTGCGTCTCGGCATCTCCCACAGCGGGGTCGGCTACCCGGCGCCGGCGGCGAAGCAGATCACGTGGCCGACGGCAGGCATGCGGTTCGAGAGGAGCGCCGGCTGA